Within the Nitrospira sp. genome, the region GCGATGGCTTGTTTCATCTGCCAGGCAACACTTCGGTACGCCCAGTGACCCTTCACACCGGAGCGTAACTTCGCGATGTATTCGGCTTCGGCGTAATCCATTTTAAAGAGACAGCGTACCTTGAAGCCGAAGGGGATCCCATAAAGGGCCGCCTCCTGACTACTCTTTTTCACCGATTCGATATCCAGTCTCACAGCTTTCATGGCGCTCTGATAGTCCTCCGCAAGGCCCGCGTTGACAAGCGTTGTTGGCGTCACGAATCCGTGCGCGGTGGTAAAGTTCTGCTGGATTTGCTGACAACGCCGATGCCGGTGCATATCCCGCCAGGCTCCGATGTCCATCAACACATCGAATATGAAGGCGTAGCCACTTCGGAACTCGCGCGGCAACTCGTCGTGCGGTCCCCGTCCTTGTAGAGCCACTTCGAGGACTTCCTGTTTCTGCTTTTCCGACCAACCCTGCACAAGTTCGAGCATCTTTCGATACGGAGCCTGGCCTACCCGGTACAACCACGTCGCAGCCAGCTCATCCAGCGGTGCATGCGGCTTGATCAACTCGACTGTCGATTCCTCGTCGGGACGGTCTCCCCACGTCATGGACTGGTCCAGACCTGATTCGCGAAATACACTACGTGCATAGCGGGCTACCATGAGATAGACCTGCCGCTGATAGTCACTCGCCTTGGCGTGCCGAGCCAGCGTCGGAGCGAGCGGCTCCGCTAACCCTGCCCCCTGCCCCGAGAGGTCTCCCCACACATTGACAGGTGCGCGCTCGCATGCCCCTTTCAGGTCATCGCCGATCATTTGCAGCTCGGGAAGAGCGGAGGACAAGAGCCGTGTGATCTGTTTTTCCAACGTCCGGATGCTGGTCACCTGCCCGACATTCGTGCGCGCCGCGAGCGGTAGGAGATAGCGGGTTACGTCAAACGTGCGCGCCGATATCGTCCGCTCATAATCGGCCGGCTTCATATCCGCCGGCTGAGGCGTCTGCGCCGCCAAGTAGGCCTTGACGGGTTCGTGCAGAAGGCGATAGGCGGTCGACAGACTACCCAGGATCCCTTGGTAGACGGCCTCGGTTTCCGTGCCGCGAATGTCGTTGGGCGTATAACAGCCACCGGGGCCAAAATTTTGGTACCGGCTGGATTTCGCCTGGCCGTCCCATACGGGTTCATCTTCGAGGCGAATGGCGGCCAATTCAGAGATGTGCTCGAAGCAAACGATCACGTGACCGAGATCGGCAATGGAGGCATGTCCGTAGGCGAAATAAAATTGCTCCCAAAACTTTTCCGATGAGTGCCCGTGGACCCATCGGATGC harbors:
- a CDS encoding thymidylate synthase is translated as MTIDGPTRRVLAVAPMPPEKAAYALARYSRSPDSIEESIRWVHGHSSEKFWEQFYFAYGHASIADLGHVIVCFEHISELAAIRLEDEPVWDGQAKSSRYQNFGPGGCYTPNDIRGTETEAVYQGILGSLSTAYRLLHEPVKAYLAAQTPQPADMKPADYERTISARTFDVTRYLLPLAARTNVGQVTSIRTLEKQITRLLSSALPELQMIGDDLKGACERAPVNVWGDLSGQGAGLAEPLAPTLARHAKASDYQRQVYLMVARYARSVFRESGLDQSMTWGDRPDEESTVELIKPHAPLDELAATWLYRVGQAPYRKMLELVQGWSEKQKQEVLEVALQGRGPHDELPREFRSGYAFIFDVLMDIGAWRDMHRHRRCQQIQQNFTTAHGFVTPTTLVNAGLAEDYQSAMKAVRLDIESVKKSSQEAALYGIPFGFKVRCLFKMDYAEAEYIAKLRSGVKGHWAYRSVAWQMKQAIAQRHPFLADQIQATPPNVHDGLSR